The genomic stretch AACCTCATTTGACCAGGGGTCTccaaatattttatacattgtCCTGGGGCCTTGTGCACGTGCCCAATATTTCTTTGATAATCCATCCCTGTGAGGAAGTaatgaaaagaagaagaaggatcATCCAGCAGAGATGAATGTAAACAGCTGGAAGATGAAGTGTAATCACTGGATGGCGCCTTGCACCGTTCTTCTTCCTCTTAAAGACTGTCAGTCGAACAAAAGCGAGAACAAACCACTCTACTTAGCTCATGTTTTGTTAGCGGAAGGCAGAGACTGTGTCTTTTCTAAACAATGTATTATGACTGTAAGGTAACGAATGCCGGGATGCTGCCGTGTGAAGGTCTAAAAGCGCAAGCTCTGGCTGTAAACTATGCACTGTATATCCCTCACTATAACCGATTTAGGCTTTGTATGTGGAAGCGTTAGCATGAGGAGAGGTCACAAAGCGTGTACATTTCTCTTCTTCTACTCCTCCTCCTTTACCACTGGGTCTTGTTAACATTTCCATTTGGGATGCACCTGTTTGTAGAGAACCTTGTAGAGGACTGCATCATTTCGCTCCCACTTCTCTTCAGCTGTGGTTAGTGCATACGCGGTCGTATTGCTACGTAGAGCTTTGAATCATTTAGTCTCTTCGTTTCTGTACAGTTCCTAAAGACTTtgctatttttgttgtttttgttttattttctaccaCACTGTAGGTGCCCTGAGGTACCAACCCTGAAACCAGGCTGCAAAAACACCCCTGCACACATCTTTTAGAccctatttattttaaagtatgtactaaattatttatttatttgcttatttcaTTGATTACTGattgtgttatttatttcctatttattgtgtatttattcACTCTGTATTTAATCTTGCTTTGAAAAGAATTTTGAATAAGAAACTAATTTAAAACGTAGGACTTGTCATGAAGAGATTTAAATTGTTTAGACTGGACCACACCTTACACCCTCACACTTTAAAACCCTGTTTATACCTGGCATTAAAACGTGTCCCGTATTTGAATGCAGTGTggaaacacatttaaaagaaatgttaaaTGGGATCTGAGTAGTTGGTTATGCATTGATTTATGTTGCATGTGTATAAATGAAATGCAGCTTGTCTTCATCTGAACATTGCACTGGAAAACTTGTTCTGATCAGTATCTGGATCATTTTCGATTAGAGAAGGGCAAGTGTTAACACGCCGGCTCTTGACAGGACGATGATCTGATCTCTGTGATGGCTGTTAATGCCGAGTGTAAACAGGGTCTTAGACACGCTACTGAATCTAAACTTCACTGTGATGAGCGTTTTTGAATCTCTAAGCAGAGGATATTGATCATAAAGCGAGCAGCGTGTTAGCTGCCAGGAATTTCAGCGACTTGATTTTAAAATTTCATTCTAGACCAGAAATAATGTGCTTTAAATTCTTTTTAGACTGTTTCTCTGATAATCATTCCCTTAGCCACTCTTATTTTTCCCTGAGAACTTGCCCAGAACTAACTGGAGGAGTCGTGCATGTGGGTACAAGCTTTGATCTGGTTGCAGTTTTTAGccttttattaaattttaaagatgaatttgttttttaaacaacagcTAAAGTGTATTTCTCTGTAATAAAAATATACCCACACTTCTTAAAATTTGATCACAGTTTTCCAAATTGTCAACATGACGTTTTTATTGAGGTCGGTTCTGATCAACTCTGCTGTGGGCGTGGAGGACGTGTTATTGTCAACCAATGTTACTGGCCCTTATTGACGTCCACCCGCGAGCCTAGAGTGAGGGACTATTTCCATTTAAAGTGACCCTCCCTTTTTTGGGCATTTTCCGAACTTGAACCTGGGGTGGAGTGAGTTGAGACCAGGGTGGAGCGGCAGTTAATCTTTAACTACAGTCATAGCTGACCCTAGATCAGATTGGGCTTAATCCTACCATTCATTCTTCTATGATGTTCACTGGGATTGAAAAATGAGCTGATGATGCAATCAGGGACCTCCCTCAGTCTtcctcccccccacccctcctccACTGACTCCTCTCGTTTGTCACAGTGTTCAGTCACCCTTCATGTGATTCAATAACCCAGTCAGTAAAGAGACGATTATAGCGCTTATCATGGGATTGTACAAAAGTCAGTAGATGTAGTGtactagttattattattatacaagaaaataaaagtatataCCAATGGAAAACAAACCCTTGTTGCCTTTTTTCTTCATGGAAGCGTCCCTCTCTTTGCACTTCATACATTCAGCCACATGGGGCGCCCACGTGCCTTTAATGTGTTATGTTCTTGTCTTCTCTCTTCTCGATGACATCTGAGAAAGTCTCCAGAATATTCTTAAGTCTTGTTTGGGcttgagaacacacacattagaCACAAAACAGGCTCTGCTTCTGTCAGACCGTGgactaaataaataacacagttCTGGTGTTGACTAGTTATTTGAAAATACCGGAACTCTGTTCCAAGCCGTAGTTAATaagtaaaactgaaaaaattacTGAATACTCCACCATTTTGTACAACACTTGCTTGGCTCTTACATTAGTGATAAAGGCTCAGTGGGGTCCTAGCACAAAGTGGCAAATGATATAAGCACACTTTTACACCCTTGTGAGACacaagcagacacacacacactcacacaataaGTAAGTCTTCACAAAGTgaatgtaatgtccccacaattcactgACTTACATTCACCAATAGCCTTTGACTGTTAAATATGTACTACTAGCTTAACTCTATGGTGGTCCCCACATAGAAGACTGATGTGAGTTTATAAACAGCTCTACATACCCTCTCCTTTcacctacactgtaaaaagaaaactgcttcaattggtaacaagtaattcaattaagttggatcaactgttttctttttacaagtCTAAAGTAATGAGATTAACACAATCAgcaataaactgaaataaaacatacaccCTTCTTTACTGAAGAGGATTTCCATCAGTGTAAAAAAGATTAAATGTACATCAGTATTGTCATGGGTGTATCTGCTGTTTTTATaggagaatttgtgtgtgtgtgtgtgtgtgtgtgtgtgtgtttatccagCTGGCTGCTTCTCCACCTGTTTCTCCTTGTTTTCCTAGGTCTGCTTTTTGTAGCGCTCCACCCTTGTGGGCTCTGGTGAGTCCGCTGCATTGTGAATGGACAGAGTGAAGCTGAGCTGATACAGTATATTAGGGGCAAAAAAGGCAATTCACTGGAATCTCACATTGCCTGTATTTAGATGCCTTTGGAACTGGGTAatgcaggggtgtgtgtgtgaaagagagggtggagtttgtgtgttttgcacaattttactgcaaaaaaagaaagcatTTCACGTGTTTTTACAACAAAAATGATTCATTGTTGAAACTGAAAGGGAAAAATGTTTTTGCTTAGTTCCTGACCTTAAATTTAAGcttagaaaattatttttttaaattatatatttaaatatgtatattatttatacAGAATTCTATACTGTACATATGTGACATCATATTAGTTCTTTATGGTTCTTACATCTGTTCTAAAAAGTAAAAttagaaaataatacaaagcTATCCTTACATTGTTTATCTCCAGtgtagtaactttacaggagaaggaaaaaaaatcataacatTTAGTTATGAttcaattttggagcatttctgttggccCATTTCTTTATGAAACTGTTGCACAATGTTAACAGCCACTGTGTACAAACAGAGATGTACTTTTCTATGGACAGCGACAGTATGTTCTTCCGTTTGTCcagtgattgtgtttgtgtatatatagaaAAGTGATCACAATTACCAGCAGAAAGAATTTCACCAGGCCCAGGGTCCAGCTGCCCTGCTTTGAATTCCATTCTGCTTCCATGTCTGCTGCGAATAGACTCTTCTAGTCACTTCTATAAATATCCGGTTTAGGGGAGGGCGATGACTCTCAACAGAAAGTTTgggagagtgcgagagagagagagagagagagagagagagagagagagagttagagaggtGTGTCCTTAAAGGGAGGGGTGGTCAGTTACAAGCTTATAAATGTCCACCACTTTGAAACGGGTGGTACTTTCCAGAACAAGCTCCTGAGGGCTTCCAGCAACAGACAGACTTGTCCAGCAATGGCCGAGAGACGAATCCCCTTCACCTTCCTGCGAGGACCATCCTGGGACCCTTTCCGAGACTGGTGCCCCAGCAGCCGGCTGTTTGACCAGGCCTTTGGGATGCCCGCCCTCCAAGAGGAGCTGCCCATCTTCCCCGGCAGCCACTGGCCTGGCTATGCGCGTCCGTCTATGATGGCTGAGATGGCTTCTTTGATGCAGGGCCCTGGGGCAGTCGGTCAGGTGGCCAGTCCTCCTATGGTCACAGCGCCAGTGATGTCCAACCCGGTGTACGCCCGCGCCCTGTCTCGCCAGCTCAGCACCGGCATGTCTGAgatcaaacacacagccgacggCTGGAAGGTCAGTCTGGATGTCAACCACTTCGCCCCAGAGGAGCTGACCGTCAAAACCAAGGATGGAGTCGTGGAGATCACAGGTAAATACTTTAAACTGTGACACTGAATGATCACCTGAGGTCAAGTGACATGTCTTGGGAATTGTCATTGTTCCCAAGCAGGTTAAACTATTGCAAACCAATGCCATGTTTAAGTGTATTCCCTGTAGACAATAGACTAGAATGTCCTTGGACCAGGGTGGTCAAACAAATGGAAGAAACTTGAAAGATACAACTGCATCAGTTGAATAAATTCAATTTTTATAAAagcaatgtatttatttagagCAAGGAACTCCAGGGCACCACTGCTTCTCAGTTCTGTTTTGTGTTGCTGCCTTCTATCACACAACACTTCATCGAGCTGTCACCCAAACATCATGACAGCTTGCTTTTGGCTGCTGGAGGCATCTTCTCTCGCATGCCTTTGAGGGAAGTTTGCCCACAAAATGAGACAAAATGTGACAGCTGCCCGTTAATACATCAATGTGACTGACGTCCTTTAAGTCTCTCTGAGCTAGACttgtattaattcattcatgcatcatttgtaactgcttcatcctgatcacggtcacagtgggtccacagTCGGACCCTGGGCTGtgcaccagtccctcacagggaaCAGAGATGTTGTCACTTATTAAGTATTATTAATCTAAAACTGCACagagtttgtttatttgagctcgAGCTGTGTCTTCTTGTTTCTTGTGACAATTTGGAAGATTTGATCAATTTAGACACTTGTTCTTACCTCagtcattaatatttatttagcaATTAATTTTCAAGGCggcactgtggagcagcagctagtgtcgcagtcacacatctccagggacctggaggttgtgggttcaagtcccgctccgggtgactgtctgtgaggagtttggtgtgttctccctgtgtctgcgtgggtttcctacaggtgactgtctgtgaggagtgtggtgtgttctctctgtgtctgcgtgggtttcctccaggtgactgtctgtgaggagtgtggtgtgttctctctgtgtctgcgtgggtttcctccgggtgttccggtgtccaaaaacacaagttgataggtggattggcgactcaaaaaaagcgaccgtaggtgtgtgtgtgaatgaatgtgtgagtgtgtgtgtgtcgccctgtgaaggactggcgtcctctgcagggtgtattcccacctgtgcccagtgattccaggtaggctctggacccaccgcgcccctgaactggataagggttacagataacgaatgaatgaattaaatttcAGCTACAAGCTGATGGTTGTGGTAAGTCTAATATGTCTAATCTGTACACAATGTATATGTTAAAGCAAGTAAATTCAGTGAATCATTTTTCAGCAGCTCCTGGCACACATCATACGTGTGTAAACACATAATTATTGTCTGAATCTGCATTACAGTACAGACAGGTATCTAGTAAGGCTTCTTCTTTTCAGATTTTGAATTTTTGAGtgcttagtgttctcctcttgGCACGTAGAACGGTTAGTGGCACTGTGAAGTgttttaacaaaacacaaatcaAACAGCACACTGCTGATGAAGGAAAGCAGATACAGTACAGTGTAAACAGACTGTGAGGAGGGATGTGTGATGAGAACCTTCTGGATCTATTCCACTCATGCGGTAATTGTATATACTTGGCTGTAGAGGACAGAACCTGATGCTAATCTCTTAAAATCTGTCCTTATTTCAGTTCCACTCCACATTAAAGCTCTCATAATTCTATATCTTAGAGTGTATATTGACTTCATAATAGTAATAATGATAAGAAGAATAGATGTATAATAAGCCTGTAGTGAACCTTGGAAATGTGGTATTTGGAGTGAAATATTTTATGAGACAGAAGTATATGACatagaactgtgtgtgtgtatatatacacacacacacacacacacacacacacacacagtcacagtgtcgcagtcacacagctccagggacctgggggttgtgggttcgattcccgctccgggtgactgtctgtgaggagtgtggtgtgttctctctgtgtctgcgtgggtttcctccgggtgactgtctgtgaggagtgtggtgtgttctccctgtgtctgcgtgggtttcctccaggtgctccggtttcctcccacagtccaaaaacacacgctggtaggtggattggtgactcaaaagtgtccgtaggtgtgagtgtgtgatgccctgtgaaggactggcaccctggtgtattcccgccttgcgcccaatgattccaggtaggctctggacccgggttacagataatgaatgaatatatatatatatattattcctTATCTCCATGCTCAGTTTTGCTACACAGCATCGTAAACACAGAACTCCATCTGATTTTGATATAAAAGCCTTTCATTCCAGGACAAAGATAGGAAGGAGGGAGGAAATTGTTGGGGGAGTAGGCCCACACTCCCCTCCCTCGAAGGTCTCGACTTACATAACTCCGTTATCTCAACCACACTTTCACAACACAGCTGAGAGTTAACTCTGTCCAGGCACATTCTGGGGATGAGTACAAACACACGGTGTAAAATAATCATTTGATCAATAACTGATTTTGCTGGGAAAAGTGGAGAAATGTTCAAGAAAATTAATACTTActtttatggcatttggcaggCACTCACAACCACAGCCACTTAAGAGCCTTGCCCATGGACTCACACAGAGTGGTGTTCCTGCCCTAACTGGGATTCAAACCCTGTTGTGTGGAGAGCAGTTGTTCTACCCACTAAACTATAACAAACAGTTTAGCCTTACATTAACCTTGCCAAATGGTCAATTAGTCCACTTTCATTTAAACTCAGCACCTTGAAAATGACCCAAAGGGGttggaaaaaaatcaaatatggGAACAGTTAAGACAGATATTACTAAACATTATAGTTGCCTTGTCTGACTGGATCATTACAGCCTCTAGTAATGATggtattaaacattaaatatagcCATAATCATGAGTCACCATGCACATATTGTCCCTGTGACGACCCTCAGAGTGAAGGGTAGAGGACAATCTGGGGTCTCTTTAAGCCTTTTGGGAGAATAGCTGGGCTCAGTTTCCTGAGGTTATCAGAGTCGTCGTCAAAACAGAAGAGTTGTGATAACACTGGGCTGTCTGAGATGAAAGGACGAGGACATTTCCAAACACATATATCCCTTGTCTGACACTAAAGAGCAACTGTCTTGAAGAGATGGAGGTGCCAGTCTTCACAGATTCAGGCAGAACTGCAGAAGAAATAAGACACTTAACATGTCTTCTGATATTTGAAATAGACacgagaaaaaaaggaaaatacttTCTTCATAAATAGAATCAGAACTGatcagttagtgttctccttcaagcatgCTGAGCTTTAAAGTGGCATTGTGTCACAGCAGGTGACATGTCCTAGTCTTCACCCTCTCAGAATGTAAGTGAGGGATTTCTTGCTAATGACTGCAGTGATCACATATATGTGGAGACAGTTGGGTGATGAAAAAACACACTCCATTTCACCAAAACAAACCTAAATGCAAGGTAGGCAtggcggtgcagcaggtagtgtcacagtcatacagcgctagggacctggaggttgtgggttctagtcctgctccgggtgactgtctgtgaggagtttgatgtgttctccctgtgttcgtgtgggtttcctccgggtgccccggtttcctcccacaatccaaaaacatacgttggtaggtgactcaaaagtgtccataggtgtgagtgtgtgagtgaatgtctgagtgtgtgttgccctgtggaggactggcgcctcctccagggtgtgttcccgccttgcgctcagttattctgggtaggctccagacccaccatgaccctgagctggagaagcgattacagacaatgaatgaatgaataaaatctaAATATGATATCTCCCTGCAGGGAAACACGAGGAGAGGAAGGATGAACACGGCTTCATTTCCAGGTCCTTCACCAGAAAGTACACGTAAGTACAGTATTCAGAGTGCCACAGTCATTATAACTATAACTAAGTAATTATATTCATATAAACAATCCCACAAGAATCACATTATACTAATGAAAATCACTGTCCTGAAAGAGTGTCAAGTTATTTTTTGCAATTCAAAATATGTCTCatgatttgaaaacaaacaattaTGAACACAATATGTAGTATTATAAAATGTACTATAAGATCAGTGGATCACAACATTGTGAAGGCTTTAAGGAGCAGGAAACATCATTTTAAATGCCATTCTGACTTAAATTAATCTGCTTTTTGTGTGATATTCATTCTTGTTGAATATTTAAGATATTTTGTGTTTTGATTCTGAGGCTGAACCACACAGACTGGCAGCACTTAGACTCTGTTCACTCCAGCAGAACATTACTCTCAGAGAATTCAGAGAAGCTTTACTGGCAGGACTGCTGGAGTACCATGTTGCCAAAGCAAATAAACATTTCAGAACACAGTGGCTTGATGAACTGTGAAAAACAAATAGAATTACATAATCAGATTTAATTAATTAGTGTTACTGGGGAAAAAATAAGGCAAAGctataaatatacagtacaaaaaatgtgaaaagaaaatgagaacgTATTTGCGTATATAAATAGAAGTAACAGTTCTAGTAATTTAACAGCGtgtgattatatatttatattgtacaGGTCTAACGTGGGTCAAGAGGTAGAGAGTTAAGGCCTTTTCACACCGAGTCCGATTTTTACGTACATAAAATTTACGTACgtaaatttgaaaataaacgCACGTATATTAAAACCGTCGGATTGCAACGCTTTTTGTTAAAAATCAggccgaccaatcagagcgccgttgtcatggttacagaccAATCTCATGAGCAGGAAGACGACAGGTTGAACAGCTCGTCTGAAACAAAAGCTTAAAACATAACCATCGCGCTGATAATTAAAATGCGgaagttaaagaaaatattatcATTTTAACTGCGTTAAAAATCGCATCCGTTTTTTACGTGAGAAAAAATAGTACTGTCCTTCAGTTGGTGatggtttattttttcttatagTATCCAACTTTGGAACGATGTTTTTATTGTATGGTAAAATCATGACGAATGGACATTTTTCACAGAGAaactgcagctctctctctctctctctctctcccctccctctatCTACTTCTTCACCCTCCCTCTTTGACGCACAAGCTCTGTGCTTCCCTGCAGTTTTGTCGCCACCTAGAGGATGTGTCCTTATATAATCCTTAAACTtttatccattccaccttaaatggcgtaGCAGATTCGAACAGAAATCTTACTTCAGCATCGTTATTTTTAGTTTGCACGCGGgctctgttgtttttttctgtaaaatctgCTGTTGGCGTCCTAGCAGGGGCTTCCTCTGCTTGTGAAGTGTGCTTTATGTGACGAGTGGGATGAGATGATCCGCTGCTGCTACTCCAGTTCTTTTAACACTTTGACATTTCATTGTAGaacataatttttttgtttgtcattGTGGGTCGAATGTTCCCTTAATTCCAGTGGCTCATAAATAGTTACAGTGTCATTAGATAAGGCCATGGTTAGCATTAGTATTTTCTAACCAAATCTAAGGCTGACCCCTGCCTGAAGGTGCTTCAGCAATACGTCCGGTAAATGGCATTACTGCAGTCCCATTAGAGATCAGCACTGTGTCCTATTAGACAGACCAAATCAATACCATCTCCTCAGACCCAGCCCTGGAGGCCTATAGTCCTGCCTCTTTGTGTTTCTCCAGCTCCAGCCTTCCTGATTCAGCTTACCAAGGATGATTAGTGTACACTGCATGGCAGAAAGGGTCTAGACATCTGCTCATacagtgtttcttctgaaattaatgcTATCAGTAGTGAGTTTGGCCTTTTTAGCTACAACAATAGCTTCAATTCTACTAGGCTTTTTACTAGCGGTAGTAGAACATGTCCGTTAGCACTAGTGACGTCAGGTGTTCATGTTGGAAGGATTGTTCTGGATaagaaacaccactccaacctGTTCCGAAGGTATTGGATAGACCCTGTTGCTCCTGAGAATGCAGCTGAGGGCTTTAAAGCACTCTAACCAATGCTTGGCATGGGGTACAATGACCTTAGGCTAATGTGTGGCTCCTCCAAATCATCCTATTTAATGTCAGATGTTTCTAATATAATTGTACAAGCGTGCAAGTGTATATCTGTGGTGTACTTTAAAATAGTTGTATTTACTAATGTAAGCAGGAAAATAAAAAGTAGCAGTAGTATTCATTTATattccatagagtgggtcccccataTGGGTGTGGCTATATTTAAAttggtttagtacagaatctctgatagaACAcatgccactaggtgtcagtataatagctgtgaaaaaaaatcactgatcTTCTCATTCCCTTCTTGTTTTCTCCAGGCTGCCCCCTGGTGCTGATATGGAGACGATCACCTCTTCACTGTCCCCTGAGGGCGTCCTGACAGTGGAGGCGCCACTGCCCAAACCAGCCATCCAGTCATCTGAGATCACCATCCCTGTGAACACAGGCTCCATTACCAAGAAACCAAGTGAAACCAAGTGATGTAGATGAACTATCCTGAGCAGCACTTTGGGATAaaccacacactctcacacaagtagtttttaaacagtgttcagtatgtgcacacacacacacgcttggACTTCAAGGAAAACACAGATGTTATTCAACCTAATTTCTACTTGCTGCATTTGCACCCCACCAAGGATTATTGGTACATAATAAAAGACATTGGAGTGGTTTTGTAGTGTTGTATGCACTTTTGACCTCCACACAGCAGACTAGGGTTCAGCTCCCTGCTTGGGCAGCAGCATCACACTGCACCAATGACAATCCATGGGTAAGCCTCCTAACATTGCAATGTCCTGGCTCGTCTATAGTCATTTTGTAAGTCTGTCTGGATACGTGTCCACTGCTATCAAATTTGTATTGCAAATACGTTTGGAGAGATGTTTTCTGGTCTTTTTTCTAGTACTTTGACCAAAATAACCAGCTGTACCCCACAAAAGCAGCAGACAGAGATTAGACTGAACAACCCTGGAGTATTTGTTTAATTCTAAGATAGGAGCAAATTGCATAGGCATTGCATGCTCTCTTCTGTTCCAGTGCATGCACTAGAGCACATTACCACACTCTACATGGAGGTAGATTTCTTTAAAGAAGAGgtttgacaaaaaaataaaaaaaaaaaatcaggtttACACAGTGCTCTGCTCACAGCTGTAGTTGTTcagcccctgtgtgtgtgtgtgtgtgtgtgtgtgtgatctttaTCTCAGCATCTGCATCAGTGCCATATGTTGGTTGGGTGGTAATTACATACTTCATTTGAATAAtggagcaaacacacacacgtacacacacacacacacacatacagacactcccactgttttattttttattattactttttttagactttactctctctctctctctctctcccctctccccctccctctctctctttctccccctccctctctctctctctctctctctctctctctctctctctctctccctctctctctctcgctctctctctctctctctttctctctctccacctctctctctctggcgcTTCCAAGACACTCGACACACAAAGGGCTTTAGTCCCCACAGAAGACAGTCCAAATTGGCTTCTCATTTCGTTTTGGATCAATCAAATCTAACATTACTTTGAGAAGTTGATCTTAAAGCATGTTGGTTTTATAAAGTTTGTAATATGCTGTACTTTCAGTTGTTTTAAGGACAGCAACTTCCTTAAAGCTAGCTTTATGCAAGAGCTCTGTGAACTGTTCAATAAATGTTTTAACTTCATATTtttgcctttgtgtctgtcacACACGACATGTGAAGCCAGACCCTACTTCATATTGAAACCTCGCTCACACAAAGCCATTAGACTGTTAaacacacttgaaggagaacattTGCTGTTCAGTTCTGTTATACTAGCTCACAAATTCCCACGAGGCCAGGCCAGAGGTGATCTCTTGGAATCATGGGATTTAACTTATCCTTCCCGTTAAATGAGGTTCACCTTTTGAAAATGTCCAGCCGAGAGTGATGCTGTGGGGGGATGAAGACTGCTGATGAAGGTCTTGACACATTGTTTCACTGGACACCAGCACTAACGGAGCTaaagtgtttccaataaagtggccactcaATGTCAGTAGTTCAcagcataaaataataaaaggctTTCAACAGTTTCCAATGTTATACAAGTGTGAATTCACACCACACATTATATAGAACTATGCAGGATTTATACATccttatttaatacattttaaacctgTTTACATGGAAGTTAGCTGCAGAGACGATAACCCAGAGGCTGTTCCTTTAATAAGTAATGGACAAATGATTTTCAATCAATTATTCATAGGAGGTCACGCGTGATCACTTCCTGTATCGTCTTCAGGATGTGTGTAGAATCCTGCAATCAATTCTCTGACACATTATTACTGGTGTTCCTGTAAAGGTGGAACTTATATCATTCTTATGTGGCCTTAAAAGTATTGTGTTATAATCCTTATACAGCTTTGAAGACTTAGTTTACTGGTCCCCTGGCAGTGATGCACTGCTAAGGGTACAGTCTCAACGAGACAGCTGtcttttcagagagagagagagagagagtgcttgAGGGACTGTAGACCAAACACGGGTGAGCTGACACTCTAAAAGCAATGTGCTCTGTGAATGGAAGGTGGTACGGCCTCCTTTCTGGGCGTTTTACCAAGACGAATGGCAGTGTAATAGATTTCTGCAGGAGCTGGACATTTTCAGTAGTGAATTGTCTGGGGAAAGGAGTACGAACACAACGTCTGAGAGGCTTTCAGTTTGCCATTTCATTCCTGAGTGAAAAAAAGGCCCTTCTTATGTGCTCCCTTGTCAGTTTTATGCCACTGTCAGAATGTAAGCATTGTGCTCAAGCATTGTGTCCATCACCTCTTTGATTATTCCCGATTAGTGT from Hoplias malabaricus isolate fHopMal1 chromosome 2, fHopMal1.hap1, whole genome shotgun sequence encodes the following:
- the hspb1 gene encoding heat shock protein beta-1 — its product is MAERRIPFTFLRGPSWDPFRDWCPSSRLFDQAFGMPALQEELPIFPGSHWPGYARPSMMAEMASLMQGPGAVGQVASPPMVTAPVMSNPVYARALSRQLSTGMSEIKHTADGWKVSLDVNHFAPEELTVKTKDGVVEITGKHEERKDEHGFISRSFTRKYTLPPGADMETITSSLSPEGVLTVEAPLPKPAIQSSEITIPVNTGSITKKPSETK